A stretch of Triticum aestivum cultivar Chinese Spring chromosome 1D, IWGSC CS RefSeq v2.1, whole genome shotgun sequence DNA encodes these proteins:
- the LOC123162375 gene encoding uncharacterized protein has protein sequence MPLREIPPPSGDIFPPPRETRPPAPHHRAPQDRLSPPLPLSSTSPANAVHHVAWIPIQPAVRHGQVPPPIVATTRTTTCPVVVACGCLAHRRPQTYLQVQKS, from the exons ATGCCGCTGCGCGAGATCCCTCCGCCGTCGGGCGACATCTTCCCGCCGCCGCGCGAGACCCGTCCGCCGGCGCCCCACCACCGCGCTCCGCAGGACCGGTTGTCCCCTCCCCTGCCGCTCAGTTCAACTTCCCCGGCCAACGCGGTCCACCACGTCGCCTGGATTCCAATCCAACCCGCCGTCCGGCACGGCCAAGTTCCTCCACCCATCGTGGCTACTACCAGGACCACCACCTGCCCAGTCGTTGTGGCATGTGGCTGCCTAGCACATCGACGCCCCCAG ACGTATTTGCAGGTGCAAAAAAGTTAG
- the LOC123179855 gene encoding disease resistance protein RPM1: MAEAVVGQLVVMLGTALAKEAAIFGGALLGKEASALRGLFGKIRESKAELESMQAYLQEAERLKDTDKTTGIFISEIRGLAFQIEDVVDEFTYKMEDCKHGGFTGKMKKRLKHIKTWRRLAAKLQEIEAKLQDAKRRKNDYTVIGISASAARSTSQGQSLHFTRDEDLVGIEENRDRLIRWLTVGGGSGHGLEQSSSKVTSVWGMPGVGKTTLVAHVCNTVKVDFDAAAWVTVSESYRIEGLLKKIAAQFGIAVDVADIEMRDLAESIHNYLQGKKFIMVLDGVWAARVWSEIRNVFPTSNCTGRFVITSRKHEVSLLATRESAIHLEPLQAHHSWELFCKGAFWSDDGKECPLELQELTWKFIAKCQGLPIAIACIGRLLSCKPPTSAEWENVYRGLDSQLTKDVIPDAHMILKVSLEDLPYDLKNCFLHCALFQEDYLLKRRRIVRQWIAAGFIREKESKTLEEVAEGYLAELVNRSLLQVVKRNHAGRLKHCQMHDAIGLLALNKAMEECFGKFYDGYGSGAFSVEGARRISVQGENLEQLSRSGAKQLRALHVFGRYINIDLLKPILTSSNLLSMLDLQGTCIKMLPNEVFSLFSLRYLGLRDTNLESLPEAVGRLRNLEVLDAVHSKLTCLPNSVVKLKKLRCLRAFSTSRSKIGRIHGVKMPSGIHHLAGLRALQSIKASPEFLREVGALTELRTFGVCNVRSEHSSYLGNAITRMSHLIHLDVGAAAEDEVLRLEGLYLPPTLSLLGLTGQLKKTSMPQLFSSWSLLNSVTRLYLAFSNIDEGTFSCLCVLRALSTLELVQAFEGKRLDFYAGSFPKLRFLHIWGAAQLNQVGIEEGAMQNLVELWFTECPELKFLPDGIQHLAALEKLLLKDTSEELVEKLRQKRDSDECNEDVMKISHIRNVTVELSQKGLWKRIR, translated from the coding sequence ATGGCGGAGGCTGTTGTTGGGCAGCTGGTGGTCATGCTGGGCACTGCGCTGGCAAAAGAGGCGGCGATCTTTGGGGGGGCGCTGCTCGGCAAGGAAGCCTCCGCCCTCAGAGGCCTCTTCGGCAAGATCCGCGAATCCAAGGCAGAGCTGGAGAGCATGCAGGCCTACTTGCAGGAGGCAGAGCGGCTCAAGGACACCGACAAGACCACCGGCATCTTCATCAGCGAGATCAGGGGTCTCGCCTTCCAGATCGAGGACGTCGTTGACGAGTTCACCTACAAGATGGAGGACTGCAAGCACGGAGGGTTCACCGGCAAGATGAAGAAGCGGCTCAAGCATATCAAGACCTGGCGCCGCCTGGCGGCCAAGCTCCAAGAAATCGAAGCCAAACTTCAGGATGCCAAGCGGAGGAAGAATGATTACACCGTCATCGGCATATCTGCTTCTGCTGCCAGATCGACGAGTCAAGGTCAATCTCTGCATTTCACCAGGGATGAGGACCTTGTGGGGATAGAGGAGAACAGGGACAGGTTGATACGGTGGCTGACCGTCGGCGGTGGTAGTGGTCATGGtctagagcagagcagcagcaaggTTACCTCGGTGTGGGGGATGCCTGGTGTTGGTAAAACCACTCTGGTTGCTCATGTGTGCAACACTGTGAAAGTGGATTTCGACGCGGCGGCGTGGGTAACTGTGTCGGAGAGTTACCGTATTGAGGGTCTGCTGAAGAAGATCGCTGCCCAGTTCGGCATCGCAGTTGACGTCGCCGACATTGAGATGAGAGACCTAGCAGAGTCCatccacaactaccttcaaggtaAAAAGTTCATCATGGTCCTGGATGGTGTTTGGGCTGCGCGCGTGTGGTCCGAGATAAGGAATGTCTTCCCAACGTCTAACTGTACCGGCCGATTTGTTATCACATCAAGAAAGCATGAAGTGTCACTGTTGGCAACTAGGGAGTCTGCAATTCACTTGGAACCGCTACAAGCTCATCATTCCTGGGAGTTATTCTGCAAAGGAGCATTTTGGAGTGATGATGGTAAAGAGTGCCCATTGGAGTTGCAGGAACTGACTTGGAAGTTCATAGCAAAGTGTCAAGGCTTGCCTATTGCTATTGCATGCATTGGCCGCCTACTATCCTGCAAACCCCCAACTTCCGCTGAGTGGGAGAATGTGTACAGGGGTTTGGATTCGCAGTTGACGAAAGATGTGATCCCTGATGCTCATATGATCCTAAAGGTCAGTTTGGAGGACCTTCCGTATGATTTGAAAAATTGTTTCTTACACTGTGCACTATTTCAAGAAGATTATTTATTAAAGAGGAGAAGGATAGTGAGGCAGTGGATTGCGGCAGGGTTTATTAGGGAAAAGGAGAGCAAAACATTGGAGGAAGTGGCAGAGGGATACTTGGCTGAGCTTGTGAACCGAAGCCTATTACAGGTTGTGAAGAGGAATCATGCCGGACGACTGAAACACTGCCAGATGCATGATGCCATAGGACTTCTTGCCCTGAATAAAGCCATGGAGGAGTGCTTTGGTAAATTTTATGATGGCTATGGTAGTGGGGCATTCTCTGTAGAGGGTGCACGTCGCATATCAGTCCAGGGGGAAAACCTTGAACAACTGAGCCGATCTGGTGCAAAACAACTCCGTGCACTCCATGTTTTTGGAAGGTATATCAATATTGATTTGCTGAAGCCTATCTTAACATCTTCGAATTTGCTGTCGATGTTGGATCTGCAAGGTACTTGTATCAAAATGCTGCCCAATGAAGTATTTAGCTTGTTTAGTCTGCGGTATTTGGGTCTtagagataccaatctcgaaagccTGCCTGAAGCAGTGGGGAGGTTACGAAATTTGGAAGTCTTGGATGCTGTGCATTCTAAGCTGACGTGTTTGCCAAACAGTGTTGTAAAACTTAAAAAATTGAGATGCCTGCGTGCATTTAGTACCAGCAGATCAAAAATTGGAAGAATACATGGGGTCAAGATGCCTAGTGGTATACATCACTTGGCAGGGCTGCGGGCTCTTCAGTCCATCAAAGCCAGTCCAGAGTTTCTGCGTGAAGTTGGAGCTCTGACAGAGCTAAGAACATTCGGTGTCTGCAACGTGAGAAGCGAACACTCTTCTTACTTGGGCAATGCTATCACCAGAATGAGCCATCTTATTCATCTCGATGTTGGGGCTGCAGCTGAGGATGAGGTGCTGCGGCTGGAAGGGCTATATTTACCTCCAACCCTTTCTCTGCTTGGTTTAACAGGGCAGCTAAAGAAAACATCGATGCCTCAACTTTTCTCTTCCTGGTCACTTCTTAATAGCGTCACCCGGTTGTACCTGGCATTCTCCAATATTGATGAGGGAACCTTTTCATGTCTGTGTGTGTTACGTGCTCTAAGCACCCTTGAGCTAGTGCAGGCTTTTGAAGGGAAGAGGTTGGATTTTTATGCAGGGTCGTTTCCAAAACTTCGGTTTTTACACATATGGGGTGCTGCACAACTCAACCAAGTGGGAATAGAGGAGGGCGCAATGCAAAACCTTGTCGAGCTATGGTTCACAGAGTGTCCTGAGCTAAAGTTTCTTCCAGATGGCATCCAACACCTTGCAGCCCTTGAGAAATTACTTCTGAAAGACACATCAGAAGAGCTAGTAGAGAAACTCCGGCAGAAGAGAGATTCAGATGAATGCAATGAAGATGTAATGAAGATTAGCCACATAAGGAATGTTACAGTGGAATTGAGCCAAAAAGGACTTTGGAAAAGGATTAGGTGA